In Sinorhizobium sojae CCBAU 05684, a single window of DNA contains:
- the repB gene encoding plasmid partitioning protein RepB, with the protein MAGNNRKNELRALFMGGAPASPQATGEPSAGPAELTPVNDGSTPAANPPRAASGAVKAMGLSLGSITREAEEARALREALTAGERVVSLDPALVEASFIEDRLTDGEVDDPDFLALVESIRENGQQSPILVRPHPDKQGHYQTAYGHRRLKAVRRLELQVKAIVRPLSDDELVLAQGKENAERRNLSFIERALFAAALAARGFDRKVIGDALAVQKSELSRLLQVADSMPHHLVRAIGPAPKAGRARWMAIGALLEREDARAGAEEEIASPEFRAADTDQRFQLVFDRLSQGDRPEPEKPQELKDEAGQVFARLRRDGKAPTIEFVPGTHPVFVKEAVAILAKCHANFEQRQKSLRGR; encoded by the coding sequence ATGGCTGGCAACAACCGGAAGAACGAATTGCGGGCGCTGTTCATGGGTGGAGCTCCGGCCTCCCCACAGGCCACGGGTGAGCCCTCTGCAGGGCCGGCCGAGTTGACACCTGTCAACGACGGGAGCACTCCGGCCGCAAACCCGCCACGCGCCGCCTCCGGCGCGGTCAAGGCAATGGGGCTTTCGCTCGGCAGCATCACCCGCGAGGCGGAGGAGGCGCGCGCCCTTCGCGAAGCGCTGACGGCGGGCGAGCGCGTCGTCTCGCTCGATCCGGCGCTCGTCGAAGCCTCCTTCATCGAAGATCGCCTGACCGACGGCGAAGTCGACGATCCGGATTTTTTGGCGCTTGTCGAGAGCATTCGCGAGAACGGGCAGCAGTCTCCGATCCTTGTCCGCCCGCATCCGGACAAGCAAGGCCACTACCAGACCGCCTATGGCCATCGTCGCCTGAAGGCCGTGCGCCGGCTCGAGCTTCAGGTGAAGGCGATCGTCCGGCCGCTCTCCGACGACGAATTGGTCCTGGCCCAGGGCAAGGAAAATGCCGAGCGGCGCAACCTCTCCTTTATCGAACGGGCGCTTTTCGCCGCGGCGCTTGCCGCCCGCGGCTTCGACCGCAAGGTGATCGGCGATGCGCTTGCCGTGCAGAAGAGCGAGTTGTCGCGTCTGCTGCAGGTGGCCGACAGCATGCCGCATCATCTCGTCCGCGCCATCGGCCCGGCGCCCAAGGCCGGCCGCGCCCGCTGGATGGCGATCGGTGCACTGCTTGAAAGAGAGGACGCGCGCGCCGGGGCGGAGGAGGAGATCGCTTCGCCCGAATTCCGCGCCGCCGACACGGACCAGCGTTTCCAACTCGTCTTCGATCGGCTGTCCCAGGGAGACAGGCCGGAGCCGGAAAAGCCGCAGGAGCTCAAGGACGAGGCCGGACAAGTCTTCGCGCGGCTGAGGCGCGACGGGAAGGCGCCAACAATCGAGTTCGTGCCCGGAACGCATCCTGTCTTCGTCAAGGAGGCGGTGGCCATACTGGCGAAATGCCATGCGAATTTCGAGCAGCGTCAGAAATCGTTGCGAGGTCGCTGA
- a CDS encoding Gfo/Idh/MocA family protein: protein MPEKKTMPIRWGMIGGGRGSQIGSIHRSAALRDNTFELVAGAFDIDAARGRAFGIDLGLDEGRSYPDYRTLFAEEAERPDGIEAVSIATPNNTHFEICKASLEHGIHVVCEKPLCFTVAEAKELKALAEARGLIVGVTYGYAGHQMIEQARAMVKNGDLGEIRVVNLQFARGFHSAAVEEQNPSTRWRVDPKFAGPSYVLGDVGTHPLYLSEVILPHMNIKRLMCVRQSFVKSRAPLEDNAVTLMEYDNGAIANVWSSAVNAGSMHGQKIRIVGSRASIEWWDERPNQLSYEIQGEPVRILERGMDYLYPEARLDDRIGGGHPEGLFEAWGNLYRRFGLAINGNRGLAPEGIENLVFPSVDAGLEGVRWVENCVRSADAGGVWVDYE, encoded by the coding sequence ATGCCAGAGAAGAAAACAATGCCGATCCGCTGGGGCATGATCGGCGGCGGACGCGGCAGCCAGATCGGCAGCATTCACCGCTCGGCGGCGCTCAGGGACAACACGTTCGAACTTGTCGCCGGCGCCTTCGACATCGATGCGGCGCGCGGTCGCGCCTTCGGCATCGATCTCGGATTGGACGAAGGACGGAGCTATCCGGACTACCGGACGCTGTTTGCCGAGGAAGCGGAGCGCCCGGACGGTATAGAGGCGGTCTCGATCGCGACGCCGAACAACACACATTTCGAGATCTGCAAGGCGTCGCTCGAACACGGCATCCACGTCGTCTGCGAAAAGCCGCTCTGCTTCACCGTCGCGGAAGCGAAGGAACTGAAGGCGCTGGCAGAAGCGCGCGGCCTCATCGTCGGCGTCACCTATGGCTATGCCGGCCACCAGATGATCGAGCAGGCCCGCGCCATGGTGAAGAACGGCGATCTCGGCGAAATCCGCGTTGTCAACCTGCAATTTGCCCGCGGCTTCCACAGCGCGGCCGTCGAGGAACAGAACCCGTCGACCCGCTGGCGCGTCGACCCGAAATTCGCCGGCCCCAGCTATGTGCTCGGGGACGTCGGCACGCATCCGCTTTATCTTTCCGAAGTCATCCTGCCGCACATGAACATCAAGCGGCTGATGTGCGTGCGGCAGAGCTTCGTCAAGAGCCGGGCGCCGCTCGAGGACAATGCGGTGACCCTGATGGAATACGACAACGGCGCCATCGCCAATGTCTGGTCGAGCGCCGTCAATGCCGGCTCGATGCACGGCCAGAAGATTCGCATCGTCGGATCGAGGGCGAGCATCGAATGGTGGGACGAGCGGCCGAACCAGCTCTCCTACGAGATCCAGGGCGAGCCGGTCCGCATCCTCGAACGCGGCATGGACTATCTCTATCCGGAAGCCCGGCTCGACGACCGCATCGGCGGCGGCCATCCGGAAGGCCTGTTCGAGGCCTGGGGCAACCTCTACCGCCGCTTCGGTCTTGCGATCAACGGCAATCGCGGCCTCGCCCCTGAGGGTATCGAGAACCTGGTCTTCCCGAGCGTGGACGCCGGCCTCGAAGGCGTCCGCTGGGTGGAGAATTGTGTCCGCTCGGCCGATGCCGGTGGCGTGTGGGTCGATTACGAATAG
- a CDS encoding sugar phosphate isomerase/epimerase family protein — MTITITTAPCCWGVDDVKNPNLPAWERVFDEAAAAGYGGLELGPYGYVPLESERVVRALDERKLFIVAGTIFDDLVAPENQANLLRQTEEICAVIAQLPQPEQVSGQRFRTPYLTVMDWGHDERDYAAGHCERAPRLANEAWVDMVANIRAIAALARDKYGVRAVIHPHAGGYIEFGDEIERIAKDVPAELAGFCIDTGHTYYAGMDPTETLKTYADRLDYVHFKDIDEKVFRRVLGEKIRFFEACAQGVMCPIGRGVIDYPAIKRTLEEIGYHGFITVEQERDPLSVSGSLADVKESRDYLRSVGF; from the coding sequence GTGACCATCACAATCACGACCGCCCCCTGCTGCTGGGGCGTGGACGACGTGAAGAACCCCAACCTGCCCGCCTGGGAGCGCGTTTTCGACGAGGCGGCGGCTGCCGGCTATGGGGGACTGGAGCTCGGCCCCTACGGCTACGTGCCGCTCGAGTCCGAACGCGTCGTCAGGGCGCTTGACGAACGCAAGCTCTTCATCGTCGCCGGAACGATCTTCGACGATCTCGTCGCGCCGGAGAACCAGGCAAACCTGCTGCGCCAGACCGAAGAAATCTGCGCCGTAATCGCGCAATTGCCGCAGCCGGAGCAGGTGTCCGGTCAGCGTTTCCGAACGCCCTATCTCACCGTCATGGACTGGGGCCATGACGAGCGGGATTATGCCGCAGGCCATTGCGAGCGCGCGCCGCGGCTCGCGAACGAAGCCTGGGTGGACATGGTGGCCAACATCAGGGCGATCGCCGCGCTTGCCCGCGACAAATACGGCGTGCGCGCCGTGATCCATCCGCATGCCGGCGGCTATATCGAGTTCGGCGACGAAATCGAGCGGATCGCCAAGGACGTGCCGGCGGAGCTTGCGGGCTTCTGCATCGACACCGGCCACACCTATTATGCGGGTATGGACCCCACCGAGACGCTGAAAACCTACGCCGATCGCCTCGACTATGTGCATTTCAAGGACATCGACGAAAAGGTCTTCCGCCGGGTACTTGGCGAGAAGATCCGGTTCTTCGAGGCCTGCGCGCAAGGCGTCATGTGCCCGATCGGCCGCGGCGTCATCGACTACCCGGCGATCAAGCGGACACTCGAGGAGATCGGCTATCACGGCTTCATCACGGTCGAGCAGGAACGTGATCCCTTAAGCGTGTCGGGCAGCCTCGCAGATGTAAAGGAAAGCCGCGATTACCTGCGCTCGGTCGGCTTCTGA
- a CDS encoding sugar phosphate isomerase/epimerase family protein, producing MKIALDPYMHRHLGLRDLCRKAAELGYDHIELSPRDDFLPWWVRPRAHKERIAEFKSALRDHGVQLASILPMYRWASPHEDERQAAVRYWKEAIQAAVEMGCDTMNSEFGRGPSPDRSHRSNCCGGMHSHEHSEAAWWRSMEELVPVFEKEGVTLNMEPHPEDWCETLHPAIDMLKTIGSKNVKFLYCAPHTFYFGDDMANMIREAGSLIAHVHVADTYNHKASSGLRYIINPPGAKVTIHQHMDMYQGEINWDVFFASLAEVGFDGIVTACVFGWEERADESGRFMRSEIQKYVDKYWPGTIA from the coding sequence ATGAAGATCGCACTCGACCCCTATATGCACCGCCACCTCGGCCTGCGCGACCTGTGCCGGAAGGCCGCGGAACTCGGTTACGACCATATCGAGCTTTCGCCGCGCGACGATTTTCTTCCCTGGTGGGTGCGCCCGCGTGCGCACAAGGAGCGGATCGCCGAATTCAAGTCGGCGCTCAGGGACCACGGTGTCCAGCTCGCCTCGATCCTGCCGATGTATCGCTGGGCGAGCCCGCATGAGGACGAGCGCCAGGCGGCAGTGCGCTACTGGAAGGAGGCGATCCAGGCGGCCGTCGAGATGGGCTGCGACACCATGAATTCCGAATTCGGCCGGGGCCCCTCGCCGGACCGCAGCCACCGTTCCAATTGCTGCGGCGGCATGCACAGCCACGAGCACAGCGAGGCGGCGTGGTGGCGCTCGATGGAGGAGCTGGTGCCGGTCTTCGAGAAGGAAGGCGTGACGCTCAACATGGAGCCGCATCCGGAAGACTGGTGCGAAACGCTGCATCCGGCGATCGACATGCTGAAAACGATCGGCTCGAAGAATGTCAAGTTCCTCTATTGTGCGCCGCATACCTTCTATTTCGGCGACGACATGGCGAATATGATCCGCGAGGCCGGGTCGTTGATCGCCCATGTCCACGTGGCCGATACCTATAACCACAAGGCCTCGTCGGGTCTGCGCTACATCATCAACCCACCGGGCGCGAAGGTGACGATCCACCAGCACATGGACATGTACCAGGGCGAGATCAACTGGGACGTTTTCTTCGCCTCGCTCGCCGAGGTCGGCTTCGACGGCATCGTCACGGCCTGCGTATTCGGCTGGGAGGAGCGCGCGGACGAGTCCGGCCGCTTCATGCGGTCGGAGATCCAGAAATACGTGGACAAATACTGGCCGGGTACAATCGCGTAA
- a CDS encoding LacI family DNA-binding transcriptional regulator, producing MARITLKDVAREAGVGTATVERVVNGRGGVRPETVEKVFRAARKLDYRHSLPEAHRGMIRIEVILVRPETSFYSRMNHAFERIAALLDKTIVIHRTFARESDPREFAHYIAHPAVRRSALIVVAPDHPDVVRSLRTVAGEGTPVVQIMTRPAPELPYVGIDHYAAGRTAAFYMSRMLVGRRGTFVALCHSGAYENHKERIRGFSAYLAEREGDRLFSQVMFDYDDDINSMELLREALHADPDIIGLYTAGGDNRSVAAVLKEHAARNVFWVGHELSDRSRKALNEGVMSIVLDQAPEIQARRSIDLTLRSLDLIDVEVSPEPVRFLTVTAENA from the coding sequence ATGGCGAGGATCACACTGAAGGATGTGGCGCGGGAGGCCGGCGTCGGTACCGCGACCGTCGAACGCGTCGTCAACGGCCGCGGTGGGGTTCGGCCGGAAACGGTCGAGAAGGTCTTTCGCGCCGCGCGCAAGCTCGACTATCGCCACAGCCTGCCGGAAGCGCATAGAGGGATGATCCGGATCGAGGTCATCCTGGTCCGCCCCGAGACAAGCTTCTACTCGCGCATGAACCACGCCTTCGAGCGGATCGCGGCGCTATTGGACAAGACCATCGTCATTCACCGCACCTTCGCCCGCGAGAGCGATCCGAGGGAGTTCGCCCACTACATTGCCCATCCGGCGGTGCGCCGCTCGGCGCTGATCGTCGTGGCGCCGGATCATCCGGACGTGGTGAGAAGCCTGAGGACTGTCGCCGGCGAGGGCACGCCGGTCGTACAGATCATGACGAGGCCCGCTCCTGAACTCCCCTATGTCGGCATCGACCATTATGCCGCGGGACGCACGGCTGCCTTCTACATGTCGCGGATGCTTGTAGGGCGGCGGGGCACTTTCGTTGCGCTCTGCCACAGCGGCGCCTATGAAAACCACAAGGAGCGCATCCGCGGCTTCTCCGCCTATCTCGCCGAACGCGAAGGCGATCGCCTCTTCAGCCAGGTGATGTTCGACTATGACGATGACATCAATTCGATGGAACTCCTGCGCGAGGCGCTGCACGCGGATCCAGACATCATCGGCCTCTACACCGCCGGCGGCGACAACCGCTCCGTCGCCGCAGTCCTGAAGGAGCACGCGGCGCGAAACGTCTTCTGGGTCGGCCATGAGCTCTCCGATCGGTCGCGCAAAGCGCTCAACGAGGGCGTCATGTCGATCGTGCTCGACCAGGCGCCGGAGATCCAGGCACGGCGGTCGATTGACCTGACCTTGCGCTCGCTCGATCTGATCGACGTCGAGGTCAGCCCGGAACCGGTGCGGTTCCTGACGGTGACGGCGGAGAATGCGTGA
- a CDS encoding DoxX family protein: MGNTLALQSSLALLGRLLLAVIFVTSGVEKLADPSGTVGYISAANLPLPWAVYLVAVLAELGGSILLVLGYRSRLAALVLAIFTLASALGFHMDFADQNQTIHFMKNIAITGGFLQVMAFGAGALILDARTGRA, encoded by the coding sequence ATGGGAAACACTCTTGCACTTCAGAGTTCCCTCGCACTGCTGGGCCGACTGCTGCTTGCCGTCATCTTCGTCACTTCCGGCGTGGAAAAGCTGGCCGATCCCTCCGGTACGGTCGGTTACATAAGCGCGGCCAATCTGCCGCTACCCTGGGCGGTCTATCTCGTTGCCGTGCTTGCGGAGCTCGGCGGCAGTATCCTTCTCGTCCTCGGCTATAGGTCCAGGCTGGCGGCGCTTGTCCTGGCAATCTTCACCTTGGCATCGGCCCTCGGTTTTCACATGGACTTTGCGGACCAGAATCAGACGATCCATTTCATGAAAAACATCGCGATCACGGGCGGCTTCCTTCAGGTGATGGCGTTCGGAGCAGGTGCCCTCATCCTTGATGCGCGAACCGGCCGCGCCTGA
- a CDS encoding adenylate/guanylate cyclase domain-containing protein: MSNESIRRRLAAILAADVVGYSRLMERDEKGTHTLLMERWREVLEPLVAAHQGRVFKRTGDGVLVEFGSAVNAVECAAALQQAMAYANRAAPGGPAIVLRVGVNLGDIMVHDTDLYGDGVNVAARIEALAVPGGVAISDGIHEYVHSRVGLDFVDGGYHEVKNIERPVHLWTWSPEGRAIEPVKADAENTPQLPQKPSIAVLPFENMSGDPEQGYFADGITEDIITDLSKVSGLFVIARNSSFAYKGKSPDIRKVSRELGVRYVLEGSVRRAADRIRINAQMIDGTTGGHLWAERYDRGLEDIFAVQDEVTRTIVDALRVKLTPSEEERRESRGKVDPEAYDLLVRSRRSILQFNAQSSMDARSMLKRAITIDPGLAAAYAALSIVALTDFINQWNGATPDNLTQAFELAQKAIETDETEPQGPHALSLALSWMRRLDEAERAAERAMELDPNSASAHTALGGIREFQGRHEDALALYTRANRLDPQFDLSLHFLGRALLSLGRFDEAEIAFKRRLALAPRSDMTRFYLACLYGRIGHHEEAQRYWREVLEVNPNFSIDHLKRAVPYRDPDLLDRLTDGLRRAGVSI, encoded by the coding sequence ATGTCTAACGAATCCATCAGACGCCGGCTTGCTGCCATTCTGGCGGCGGACGTGGTCGGCTACAGCCGGCTCATGGAGCGGGACGAAAAGGGCACCCATACGCTGCTCATGGAGCGGTGGAGAGAGGTGCTGGAGCCGCTCGTTGCCGCCCATCAGGGTCGCGTGTTCAAAAGGACCGGAGACGGTGTGCTCGTTGAGTTCGGCAGCGCCGTCAATGCGGTCGAATGTGCCGCAGCACTCCAGCAGGCCATGGCATACGCGAACCGGGCAGCACCGGGGGGCCCGGCCATTGTGCTACGCGTCGGCGTCAATCTGGGCGATATCATGGTCCACGACACCGACCTTTATGGCGACGGAGTCAACGTGGCTGCCCGCATAGAGGCGCTTGCCGTTCCCGGCGGCGTGGCGATTTCGGACGGAATTCACGAATACGTGCATAGTCGCGTCGGCCTCGATTTCGTCGACGGCGGATATCATGAAGTCAAGAACATCGAACGCCCGGTGCACCTCTGGACGTGGTCGCCGGAAGGTCGCGCGATAGAACCCGTAAAGGCCGACGCCGAAAATACGCCGCAGCTGCCGCAGAAGCCGTCGATAGCCGTCCTGCCGTTTGAAAACATGTCCGGGGATCCGGAGCAGGGCTATTTCGCCGATGGCATCACCGAGGACATCATCACGGATCTCTCGAAGGTCTCCGGCCTCTTCGTGATCGCCCGGAACTCCTCTTTCGCCTACAAGGGCAAGTCTCCGGACATCCGCAAGGTGAGCCGGGAACTGGGCGTCCGCTACGTTCTGGAAGGCAGCGTGCGCCGGGCCGCCGACCGAATCCGCATCAACGCGCAGATGATCGATGGCACGACCGGCGGCCATCTGTGGGCTGAACGCTACGATCGCGGACTTGAAGACATATTTGCGGTTCAGGACGAAGTCACCCGTACGATCGTCGATGCGCTGCGGGTAAAATTGACCCCTAGCGAAGAGGAGCGGCGCGAGAGCCGCGGCAAGGTCGATCCGGAAGCCTACGACCTGCTCGTGCGCTCCCGCCGGTCCATCCTGCAGTTCAACGCGCAATCGTCCATGGACGCGCGCAGCATGCTGAAGCGCGCCATCACCATCGATCCCGGCCTGGCGGCTGCCTATGCTGCACTCTCGATCGTCGCCTTGACCGACTTCATCAATCAGTGGAACGGCGCGACGCCTGACAATCTCACGCAGGCGTTCGAACTGGCCCAAAAGGCAATAGAAACGGACGAAACCGAGCCGCAAGGCCCACACGCGCTCTCGCTTGCCCTTTCCTGGATGCGACGTCTGGATGAGGCGGAGCGCGCTGCCGAGCGCGCAATGGAACTCGATCCCAATTCGGCCAGTGCCCATACCGCCCTCGGCGGTATCAGGGAGTTCCAGGGTCGACACGAAGACGCTCTGGCGCTGTACACACGGGCCAATCGGCTTGACCCGCAATTCGACCTGTCGCTGCATTTCCTCGGCAGGGCTCTACTGAGTCTCGGACGCTTTGACGAGGCTGAGATCGCCTTCAAGCGCCGGCTGGCGCTCGCACCCCGATCGGACATGACGCGCTTTTATCTCGCGTGCCTCTACGGTCGTATCGGGCATCACGAAGAAGCGCAACGCTACTGGCGTGAGGTGCTGGAGGTTAACCCGAACTTTTCCATCGACCACCTCAAGCGTGCCGTACCCTACCGGGATCCCGACCTCCTCGATCGGCTAACGGACGGCCTCCGGCGGGCCGGTGTCTCCATCTAA